The Streptomyces rubrogriseus genomic sequence GACACCCAGGACGTCATCTCCGGCGGCCACCTCGTTGCCAAGGCACTCAAGGCAGAGGGGGTCGACCGCATCTACACGCTGTGCGGCGGCCACATCATCGACATCTACGACGGCTGCGTCGACGAGGGCATCGAGGTCGTCGACGTACGCCACGAGCAGGTCGCCGCGCACGCCGCCGACGGATACGCCCGCATCACCGGCAAGCCCGGCTGCGCGGTGGTCACCGCCGGGCCGGGCACCACCGACGCCGTCACCGGGGTCGCCAACGCCTTCCGCGCCGAGTCACCCATGCTGCTGATCGGCGGTCAGGGCGCCCACACCCAGCACAAGATGGGGTCCCTCCAGGACCTGCCGCACGTCGACATGATGACGCCGATCACCAAGTTCGCGGCGACCGTGCCGGACACCGCCCGCGCCGCCGACATGGTGTCGATGGCGTTCCGCGAGTGCTACCACGGCGCGCCGGGGCCGTCCTTCCTGGAGATCCCGCGCGACGTGCTGGACGCCAAGGTGCCGGCGGACAGGGCGCGGGTGCCGCGGGCCGGGGGCTACCGCGCCTCCACCAGGTCGGCCGGCGACCCGGAGGCGGTCGAGAGGCTCGCCGACCTGCTGGTGCACGCCGAGAAGCCCGCCGTCCTGCTCGGCAGCCAGGTGTGGACGACGCGCGCGACCGAGGCCGCCGTCGAGCTGGTCCGCACGCTGAACGTCCCGGCGTACATGAACGGCGCCGGCCGCGGCACCCTGCCGCCGGGCGACCCGCACCACTTCCAGCTCTCCCGCCGCTACGCCTTCTCCAACGCCGACGTGATCGTCATAGTCGGCACACCCTTCGACTTCCGGATGGGCTACGGCAAGCGGCTCTCCCCCGACGCGACCGTCGTGCAGATCGACCTCGACTACCGCACCGTCGGCAAGAACCGCGACATCGACCTCGGCATCGTCGGCGACGCGGGGCTGGTGCTGAGGTCGGTGACCGAGGCGGCGTCCGGACGGATCAACGGGGGCGCGGCGAAGCGCAAGGAGTGGCTGGACGAGCTGCGTGCGGCCGAGCGGACGGCGCTGGACAAGCGGCTGCCGCAGCTCAGGTCGGACGCCTCGCCCATCCACCCGTACCGGCTGGTCAGCGAGATCAACGACTTCCTCACCGAGGACTCGATCTACATCGGCGACGGCGGCGACATCGTCACCTTCTCCGGTCAGGTCGTGCAGCCCAAGTCACCCGGCCACTGGATGGACCCGGGACCGCTCGGCACCCTCGGCGTCGGCGTCCCCTTCGTGCTGGCCGCCAAGCAGGCGCGGCCCGACAAGGAGGTCGTCGCCCTCTTCGGCGACGGCGCCTTCTCGCTCACCGGCTGGGACTTCGAGACCCTGGTCCGCTACGACCTCCCGTTCGTCGGCATCGTCGGCAACAACTCCTCGATGAACCAGATCCGCTACGGCCAGGCCGTGAAGTACGGCAAGGAGCGCGAGCGGGTCGGCAACACCCTCGGCGACGTGCCCTACGACCGGTTCGCCCGGATGCTGGGGGGCCACGGCGAGGAGGTCCGCGACCCCGCCGACATCGGCCTCGCGCTGCGCCGGGCCCGCGAGTCCGGCAAGCCGTCCCTGATCAACGTCTGGGTGGACCCGGACGCGTACGCCCCCGGAACCATGAACCAGACGATGTACAAGTGAGGTGAACACTCATGACAGCGAAGGCTCTTGAGGGCATCCGCGTCCTGGACATGACGCATGTGCAGTCCGGGCCCTCGGCGACCCAGCTGCTCGCCTGGCTCGGCGCCGACGTCGTGAAGCTGGAGGCGCCGCACGGCGACATCACGCGGGGGCAGCTGCGCGATCTGCCGGACGTCGACTCCCTCTACTTCACGATGCTCAACTGCAACAAGCGCAGCATCACCCTCAACACCAAGACCGAGCGCGGCAAGGAGATCCTCACCGAGCTGATCCGCCGCTCGGACGTCATGGTCGAGAACTTCGGACCGGGCGCGGTGGACCGGATGGGCTTCACCTGGGACCGCATCAAGGAGATCAATCCACGGATCGTCTACGCCTCCATCAAGGGGTTCGGCGAGGGCCCGTACACCGCTTTCAAGGCGTACGAGGTCGTCGCGCAGGCCATGGGCGGGTCGATGTCCACCACCGGTTTCGAGGACGGGCCGCCGCTGGCGACGGGGGCCCAGATCGGGGACTCGGGCACGGGCGTCCACGTCGTGGCGGGCATCCTCGCCGCCCTCTACCAGCGGGAGCACACCGGACGCGGTCAGCGGGTGAACGTGGCCATGCAGCACGCGGTGCTCAACCTCTGCCGGGTGAAGCTGCGCGACCAGCAGCGCCTGAGCCATGGTCCACTCGCCGAATATCCCAACGAGGACTTCGGCGACGAGGTTCCCAGGTCCGGGAACGCGTCCGGCGGCGGGCAACCGGGGTGGGCGGTCAAGTGCGCGCCGGGCGGCCCCAACGACTACGTGTACGTCATCGTCCAGCCGGTCGGCTGGCGGCCGCTCAGTGAGCTGATCGGCCGCCCCGAGCTGGCCGAGGACCCCGAGTGGGCGACCCCGCGGGCCCGGCTGCCGAAGCTGAACAAGATGTTCCAGCTGATCGAGGAGTGGTCGTCCACGCTGCCCAAGTGGGAGGTGCTGGAGCGGCTGAACGCCCACAACATCCCGTGCGGGCCGATCCTGTCCACGAAGGAGATCATCGAGGACGACTCACTGGTCGCCAACGAGATGGTCGTCACCGTGCCCCACCCCGAGCGGGGCGAGTTCGTGACCGTGGGCAGCCCGCTGAAGCTCTCGGACTCCCCGGTGCAGGTGACCAGTTCGCCGCTGCTCGGCGAGCACAACGAGGAGGTCTACGTCGGCGAGCTGGGCCTCGGCGACGAGGAACTGCGGCTGCTCAAGTCGAGCGGGGTGATCTGACGTGATGGCCGAGGACCGTCTGGCGCGGGTGCGCGGCCTCCTGGACGCCGTACGCGGCGAGGGACGCACGGCGCTGACCGCCCCCGAGGGCAAGGTGCTCGCCGACGCCTACGGGATCGCCGTACCCGGCGAGGAGCTGGCGCGGGACGTCGACGAGGCGGTGGCGTGCGCGGCGCGGTTCGGCGGACCCGTGGTGATGAAGATCGTCTCGCCGGACATCCTGCACAAGACCGACGCCGGCGGTGTGGTCGTCGGCGTCGAGGGCGCGGCGGACGTGCGGGCGGCGTTCTGCCGGATCGTCGACAACGCGCGCGCGTACGACGCCTCAGCGCGGATCGAGGGGGTGCAGGTTCAAGAGCTGCTGCCGCAGGGGCAGGAGGTCATCGTCGGGGCGGTCACCGACCCGACGTTCGGCAAGGTGGTGGCGTTCGGACTCGGCGGGGTGCTGGTCGAGGTGCTGAAGGACGTCACCTTCCGGCTGGCTCCCGTGGACGCCGACGAGGCGCTGTCCATGCTGGACTCGATCAGGGCGGCCGAGGTGCTGCGCGGGGTGCGCGGACAGGCCGGGGTGGACCGGTGGGCGGTGGCGGAGCAGATCCGCCGGGTCTCCGAGCTGGTCGCCGACTTCCCGGAGATCGCCGAGGTGGACCTGAACCCCGTGATCGCCACGCCCGAGGGCGCGGTCGCCGCCGACATCAGGGTGATCCTGGCGACCGACACGCCGAAGGAGCGGCGCCGGTACACGCGCGAGGAGATCCTCACCTCGATGCGCCGTCTGATGCAGCCCGCGTCGGTCGCGGTGATCGGCGCGTCGGGCGAGCCGGGGAAGATCGGCAACTCGGTGATGCGCAACCTCGTCGACGGCGGCTTCGCGGGCGAGATCCACCCGGTGAACCCCAAGGCCGATGACATCTTGGGCCGCAAGGCGTACAAGAGTGTCACCGACGTTCCCGGTGAGGTGGATGTGGCGGTCTTCGCGATCCCCGCGCGGTTCGTGGCGGCGGCCCTGGAGGAGGTGGGGCGCAAGCGGATCCCCAACGCCGTCCTCATCCCCTCCGGCTTCGCCGAGACCGGCGAACAGGCGCTCCAGGACGAGATCGTGGCGGTCGCCGAACGGCACGGCGTCCGGCTGCTCGGCCCGAACATCTACGGCTACTACTCGACCTGGCAGGACCTGTGCGCCACGTTCTGCACGCCCTACGACGTCAAGGGCGGCGTCGCGCTGACCTCGCAGTCGGGCGGCATCGGCATGGCCATCCTGGGCTTCGCGCGGACCACGAAGACCGGCGTGTCGGCGATCGTCGGGCTGGGCAACAAGTCGGACCTGGACGAGGACGACCTGCTGACCTGGTTCGGCGAGGACCCGCACACCGAGTGCATCGCGATGCACCTGGAGGACCTCAAGGACGGTCGCGCGTTCGTCGAGGCGGCGCGCGCGACCGTGCCGAGGAAGCCGGTCGTGGTGCTCAAGGCGGGCCGTACGGCGGCGGGCGCCAAGGCGGCCGGGTCGCACACCGGGGCGCTGGCCGGGGACGACGCCGTGTACGACGACGTCCTGCGGCAGGCCGGCGTCATCCGGGCGCCGGGGCTCAACGAGATGCTGGAGTACGCGCGCGCGTTGCCCGTGCTGCCCGCCCCCAGGGGCGACAACGTGGTCATCATCACCGGCGCCGGCGGCAGCGGGGTGCTGCTCTCCGACGCGGTGACGGACAACGGGCTGTCGCTGATGGAGATTCCGCCCGACCTGGACAGGGCGTTCCGCGCCTTCATCCCGCCGTTCGGTGCGGCCGGCAACCCGGTGGACATCACCGGGGGCGAGCCGCCGTCGACGTACGAGGCGACGATCCGGCTCGGTCTGGAGGACCCGCGCATCCACGCGCTCGTCCTCGGCTACTGGCACACCATCGTCACGCCTCCCATGGTGTTCGCCGAACTCACCGCGCGCGTGGTGGCCGAATTCCGCGAACGCGGCGTCGAGAAGCCCGTGGTGGCCTCCCTGGCGGGCGACGTGGAGGTGGAGGAGGCGTGCCAGTACCTCTTCGAGCGCGGCGTCGTGGCGTACCCGTACACGACCGAGAAGCCGGTGGCGGTGCTGGGCGCCAAGTACCGGTGGGCGCGGGCCGCGGGCCTGTTGGGGGGCGGTTCATGACGTGAGACGGCGAGGGGCCGGCCGACGGGTGCGCGTCGGCCGGCCCCGGGGACCCGCGCGCGCACGAAAGGCATTGGACAGGGGGCGCTGGCCAGATCTTTCGACGCTAGGGGTGCAATCGACATGACAACCACCGATGTCACACGGGTCGCCGCCTACCGGGAGGTGACCGACAGGAACGGACGCGTCTACCGCGTGGGCGAGTCCGACATCGACATCATGGGGCGCAAGCGCAAGTGGATGGTGATCCTGCCCTGGATCGGGATGATGGGCATCTCCTCCGCCGAGTACGCGTTCGCGTCCGCCGAGGACACGCTGCACGAGGCCCAGCACTGGTCCAGCGGCAGCATCTACTGGATGATGACCGCCTGGGTGTTCTGCCAGGCCGCCGTCGCGTTTCCGGCGGGACGGCTGCGGGAGAGCGGCAAGCTGCCGGCGCGCTGGGCGATGATGCTGGGGTCGGCCGGCACGCTGCTGGGCTATCTGTCGCTGGCGTACGCGCCGCACGTCTCGCTCGCCTTCATCGGGTTCGGCGTGTTCAGCGGCATGGGTGCCGGCATGGTGTACGCGACCTGCGTCAACATGGTCGGCAAGTGGTACCCGGAGCGCCGGGGCGGGAAGACCGGCTTCGTCAACGGCGGTTTCGCCTACGGCTCGGTGCCGTTCGTCTTCATCTTCCACGGCTACATGGACACCTCCAACTTCCGCTGGGTGCTGGTTTCCGCGGGTGTCTTCCTCGCGGCGATGGTGGCGATCGCCGGCTTCTACTTCCGGGACCCGCCGAAGAACTGGTGGCCGGCCGCCGTCGACCCGCTGAACCCGCCGGCCGACCCGCGGGCCCGGCGTTCGCTGGAGAAGAACCCGCCGGCCGTCAAGCAGTACTCCCCGATGGAGGCCTGGAAGACCGGCCGGGTGGCGCTGATGTGGTTCTGTCTCGCCTGCACCTCCGGTGTGAACATCTTCGGCATCGCCTTCCAGGTCGACATCGGCGAGGAGGCGGGCTTCGCGGCCGGGATCGTGGCCGCGGCGATGTCGCTGAAGGCGATCGTCAACGGCACCGGGCGCGGCGTCATCGGCTGGCTCTCCGACCTCTACGGCCGCAAGCAGTGCCTGCTCTACGTGTGCGCCATCCTGGGTCTGGCCCAGTTCGGCATCATCTGGTCGGCCGAGATCAAGAACCTGCCGTTGTTCCTGGTCTTCTCCGCCATCTCAGGTTTCGGCGGTGGCGCCATCTTCCCGATGTTCGCGGCGCTGACGGCGGACTACTTCGGCGAGAACAACAACGCCACCAACTACGGGATGGTCTACAGCTCCAAGCTCGTCTCCGGCCTCGGTGCGGGCATGGGTTCCGTGGTCGTCGGCGTCTGGGGCTACAACGGCGCCTTCAGCCTGGCGGGCAGTATCTCGATCTTCGCCGGGTTCGTGGCGCTGTCGCTGAGGCCTCCGGGGCGCCCGAAGGGCAAGCGCGTCACTCCGAATCCCCAGCCGCTCGGCGAGGGATGACCCGACGCAGGCTTCCTCGCACGGACCGGGCGGCCCCTCCCCCAGCACGCGGGAGGGGCCGCCCGGTCCGTGCTCCGGGTCAGTGGCGGCGCTTGCGCAGGGCGGCCAGGTTGTCGTAGCTGATCTTGGCCTCCCGCAGGGACTGCGAGGGATCGGTGGCGCTCGGCGAGTTGTCGTCCTCGATCATCGGGTTGTGGTAGTTGCGCTGTCCGACCCGGGAGAAGAACGTCGTGTAGTCGATGACGCCGGTCCCGAACGGCACCATGTCGTAGCCCATGCCGTTGGTCGTGCTGACCACGCCGTCCTTGGCGTGGAAGAGCGGGTAGCGCCGGTTGTTGCGGACGACCAGGCCGGCCGGGTCGAAGACGTTCTTCCGGGTGGTGCCGTCATGGGCGGTGTACTCGTGGAACTTGTACTGGGCGACGTGGGCCCAGAAGATGTCCATCTCCAGCCAGACCACCCTCGGGTCGGTGACCTTGAGGAAGTACTCCAGTTTCCGGATGCCCGAGCTGCGGGTCGGCCGGCCCTGGTCGTCCAGCGGGCCGCCGTCGAGCAGGAATCCGTAGGCGCTGTCGTGGTTGTGGGTGTAGAGCTTGATGCCCTCCCGGTGGGCGATCGCGCCGAGGGCGTTCCACTTGTCGGCGGCCACGTCCCAGTCGGCGCGGTAGGAGCTGCCGGTGGGGTCGCCGCCGGTGCCCATGTGGTCCATGCCGAGGATGTTGGCGATCTCCAGGTGCTTCTTGAAGGTGTCCTTGTCCGCCTGGGTCAGCGGCCAGGAGGACGGGATGAAGCCGTGGTTGCCCTGGGCGCGCAGCCCGTAGTCGTCGAGCCAGGAGCGCAGCAGCCGGGCGCCCTTGACGGACTCCAGGCTGGCGCCGCCCGGTGCGTTGGCGTGCTGGTTGTATCCGGCGAACTCCACCTGGCGGTAGCCGTGGCGGGACAGCTGCTTGAAGACCTCGCGGAAGCCGGAGGGCAGGTCCGAGGCGAGGGGGTCGCGGGCGGTGGCGTCGCGGACGGTGTAGAGGATGATGCCGCGCTTGTCCGCCGGGACGAGGACCTGCCCGTGGCCGTGTCCATGACCGTGGTCGTGGTCTCTGCCCCGGTCGTGGGCGAGCGCCGGGGAGGCGCCGAGGACGGGGGCGGCGACGGCTCCGGCCGCCACCGCGGTGCAGGTGCTGAGGAAGCGGCGCCGGTTCACGCCGAGGGCGCGGCGCAGGCTCTCGCCCGGGCCGTCGGCGGACGGGTCGGCGTCGGTGCGGGAGGAGTCGGTGAACGGGGTCACGGATGCCTGCCTTCTGGGTCGTGGCCTGCACCGATGCGGTTCGGGCGGGCCGTTGTCAGTGCCGTGTGTTTCACTCTCAGTAGTCGGATTTCGGCGGGCGTACCGGGTGGTGCGTCAGCCGAGTCCGGCGAGCCGGAGCAGGAGTTGTTTCACGTCGGTGGCCGCGACGCGGTCTCCGACAGCGCGGGGGGTGGAGCAGATGAGGAGCGGACCGTCGTCGTCGCTCGCGGGGAGGCGGCCGTGGCTGCCTCGAATAGGTGACGCGTCGAGGGGCACGACCGCCATGCGGTAGCGCATGCCGAGCTTCTTGCGGGCCAGCGCGCCGGCCGCCTTGACCTTGACGTAGGGGTCGAGCGGGTCCATGAACAGTTCGACCGGGTCGTAGCCGGGTTTGCGGTGGATCTCGACGAGCTGCGCGAAGTCGGGCGCGCGGTCGTCGTCGAGCCAGTAGTAGTACGTGAACCAGGCGTCCGGCTCCGCGAGGGCGACCAGTTCGCCGGCGCGGGGATGGTCGAGGTGCTGGGCCTTCTTGCCCTCGTCGTCGAGGAGTTGCTCGATGCCGGGCAGTCCGTCCAGGGCGGCACGGGTGGCGTCGAGGTCCTCGGGGCGGCGGACGTACACGTGGGCGACCTGGTGGTCGGCGACCGCGAAGGCGCGGGAGGCCATCGGGTCGAGGTACTCCATGCCGTCCTGGGTGTGCACCTCGAGCAGTCCGGCGCGGCGCAGGGCGCGGTTGATGTCCACGGGCCGGCTGACGGGGGTGATGCCGTACTCGGACAGCGCGACGACGGTGCGGCTTTCGGCGCGGGCGTCGTCGAGCAGCGGGGCCAGTGCCGCGTCGAGGTCGGCGGCGGCCTTCCGGGAGCGCGGGTCGTCGGGGCCGAAGCGCTGCAGGTCGTAGTCGAGGTGAGGGAGGTAGCAGAGGGTCAGGTCGGGATGGCGGGTGGCCATGATGTGCCGGGTGGCGTCGATGATCCACTGGCTGGAGACCAGGTCGGCGCCGGGTCCCCAGAAGTGGAAGAGAGGGAAGGTGCCGAGTTTGTCGGTGAGTTCGTCGTGCAGGGCCGGGGGCCTGGTGTAGCAGTCGGGCTCCTTGCGGCCGTCGGCGTAGTAGACGGGACGGGGGGTGACGGTGATGTCGGTGTCGGCGCCCATGGCGTACCACCAGCAGATGTTGGCGACGGTGTAGCCGGGGTGGGCGCGGCGGGCGGCGTCCCAGAGTTTGTCGCCGGCCACGAGTCCGTTGTGCTGGCGCCACAGCAGGACGTCGCCGAGTTCGCGGAAGTACCAGCCGTTGCCGACGATGCCGTGCTCGGAGGGCATGGTGCCGGTCAGGAAGGTGGACTGGGCGGCGCAGGTCACGGCCGGCAGGACGGTGCCGAGCGGCGCCCGGGAGCCGGACTGGCCGAGCTGCTTGAGGTGGGGCATGTGGTCGAGGAGACGGGGGGTGAGGCCGACGACGTCCAGGACGAGGAGGGGGGTCGGTCCGTCGGAGGGGGTGGGTCGGGTCATGGCAGTTCCTTCAGGCCGAGGTCCGTCAACAGGTCGCGGGCGAGGGTCAGCTCGGCGGCGATGCCGTCGGTGAGCTGGGCGCGGGCGCGGGGCCGCAGCTCGGGCGGGAGGGCCTGCCAGGTGTAGGTCTCGACCTCCAGGTTGCGGGTGAGGGGGTGCGGGCCGCCGACGAGCCGGGTCAGCGCGGCCTTGAGCACCGGAAGGGTGGAGGTGAGGGGCGCGGCGGGGGCCGCGTGCAGGGGGACGTGGAAGTGGGCGCGCCAGGGCGCGGTGCCGGGCAGTGGGCCGCCGTCCGCGAGGGCCTCGTCGAGGTCGTCGGTGCCGTGCAGGCCGCCGGAGGGGGTGGTGGTGCGGGTCTGGTGCAGGAAGCGCGGCTCGGCGAAGGCGGCGAGCGCCTCGCGGACCGCGGGGTCGGCGGGGTGTTCGGCGTGCAGTGCGGCGGACAGCTGCGACTTGACTATGGGCACGCGGGCGGCCGTGAGGGCGTCCAG encodes the following:
- a CDS encoding thiamine pyrophosphate-binding protein, with amino-acid sequence MPDDTQDVISGGHLVAKALKAEGVDRIYTLCGGHIIDIYDGCVDEGIEVVDVRHEQVAAHAADGYARITGKPGCAVVTAGPGTTDAVTGVANAFRAESPMLLIGGQGAHTQHKMGSLQDLPHVDMMTPITKFAATVPDTARAADMVSMAFRECYHGAPGPSFLEIPRDVLDAKVPADRARVPRAGGYRASTRSAGDPEAVERLADLLVHAEKPAVLLGSQVWTTRATEAAVELVRTLNVPAYMNGAGRGTLPPGDPHHFQLSRRYAFSNADVIVIVGTPFDFRMGYGKRLSPDATVVQIDLDYRTVGKNRDIDLGIVGDAGLVLRSVTEAASGRINGGAAKRKEWLDELRAAERTALDKRLPQLRSDASPIHPYRLVSEINDFLTEDSIYIGDGGDIVTFSGQVVQPKSPGHWMDPGPLGTLGVGVPFVLAAKQARPDKEVVALFGDGAFSLTGWDFETLVRYDLPFVGIVGNNSSMNQIRYGQAVKYGKERERVGNTLGDVPYDRFARMLGGHGEEVRDPADIGLALRRARESGKPSLINVWVDPDAYAPGTMNQTMYK
- a CDS encoding nucleotide pyrophosphatase/phosphodiesterase family protein; the encoded protein is MTRPTPSDGPTPLLVLDVVGLTPRLLDHMPHLKQLGQSGSRAPLGTVLPAVTCAAQSTFLTGTMPSEHGIVGNGWYFRELGDVLLWRQHNGLVAGDKLWDAARRAHPGYTVANICWWYAMGADTDITVTPRPVYYADGRKEPDCYTRPPALHDELTDKLGTFPLFHFWGPGADLVSSQWIIDATRHIMATRHPDLTLCYLPHLDYDLQRFGPDDPRSRKAAADLDAALAPLLDDARAESRTVVALSEYGITPVSRPVDINRALRRAGLLEVHTQDGMEYLDPMASRAFAVADHQVAHVYVRRPEDLDATRAALDGLPGIEQLLDDEGKKAQHLDHPRAGELVALAEPDAWFTYYYWLDDDRAPDFAQLVEIHRKPGYDPVELFMDPLDPYVKVKAAGALARKKLGMRYRMAVVPLDASPIRGSHGRLPASDDDGPLLICSTPRAVGDRVAATDVKQLLLRLAGLG
- a CDS encoding OFA family MFS transporter; translated protein: MTTTDVTRVAAYREVTDRNGRVYRVGESDIDIMGRKRKWMVILPWIGMMGISSAEYAFASAEDTLHEAQHWSSGSIYWMMTAWVFCQAAVAFPAGRLRESGKLPARWAMMLGSAGTLLGYLSLAYAPHVSLAFIGFGVFSGMGAGMVYATCVNMVGKWYPERRGGKTGFVNGGFAYGSVPFVFIFHGYMDTSNFRWVLVSAGVFLAAMVAIAGFYFRDPPKNWWPAAVDPLNPPADPRARRSLEKNPPAVKQYSPMEAWKTGRVALMWFCLACTSGVNIFGIAFQVDIGEEAGFAAGIVAAAMSLKAIVNGTGRGVIGWLSDLYGRKQCLLYVCAILGLAQFGIIWSAEIKNLPLFLVFSAISGFGGGAIFPMFAALTADYFGENNNATNYGMVYSSKLVSGLGAGMGSVVVGVWGYNGAFSLAGSISIFAGFVALSLRPPGRPKGKRVTPNPQPLGEG
- the frc gene encoding formyl-CoA transferase; its protein translation is MTAKALEGIRVLDMTHVQSGPSATQLLAWLGADVVKLEAPHGDITRGQLRDLPDVDSLYFTMLNCNKRSITLNTKTERGKEILTELIRRSDVMVENFGPGAVDRMGFTWDRIKEINPRIVYASIKGFGEGPYTAFKAYEVVAQAMGGSMSTTGFEDGPPLATGAQIGDSGTGVHVVAGILAALYQREHTGRGQRVNVAMQHAVLNLCRVKLRDQQRLSHGPLAEYPNEDFGDEVPRSGNASGGGQPGWAVKCAPGGPNDYVYVIVQPVGWRPLSELIGRPELAEDPEWATPRARLPKLNKMFQLIEEWSSTLPKWEVLERLNAHNIPCGPILSTKEIIEDDSLVANEMVVTVPHPERGEFVTVGSPLKLSDSPVQVTSSPLLGEHNEEVYVGELGLGDEELRLLKSSGVI
- a CDS encoding sugar phosphate isomerase/epimerase family protein, yielding MTPFTDSSRTDADPSADGPGESLRRALGVNRRRFLSTCTAVAAGAVAAPVLGASPALAHDRGRDHDHGHGHGHGQVLVPADKRGIILYTVRDATARDPLASDLPSGFREVFKQLSRHGYRQVEFAGYNQHANAPGGASLESVKGARLLRSWLDDYGLRAQGNHGFIPSSWPLTQADKDTFKKHLEIANILGMDHMGTGGDPTGSSYRADWDVAADKWNALGAIAHREGIKLYTHNHDSAYGFLLDGGPLDDQGRPTRSSGIRKLEYFLKVTDPRVVWLEMDIFWAHVAQYKFHEYTAHDGTTRKNVFDPAGLVVRNNRRYPLFHAKDGVVSTTNGMGYDMVPFGTGVIDYTTFFSRVGQRNYHNPMIEDDNSPSATDPSQSLREAKISYDNLAALRKRRH
- a CDS encoding acetate--CoA ligase family protein, whose protein sequence is MAEDRLARVRGLLDAVRGEGRTALTAPEGKVLADAYGIAVPGEELARDVDEAVACAARFGGPVVMKIVSPDILHKTDAGGVVVGVEGAADVRAAFCRIVDNARAYDASARIEGVQVQELLPQGQEVIVGAVTDPTFGKVVAFGLGGVLVEVLKDVTFRLAPVDADEALSMLDSIRAAEVLRGVRGQAGVDRWAVAEQIRRVSELVADFPEIAEVDLNPVIATPEGAVAADIRVILATDTPKERRRYTREEILTSMRRLMQPASVAVIGASGEPGKIGNSVMRNLVDGGFAGEIHPVNPKADDILGRKAYKSVTDVPGEVDVAVFAIPARFVAAALEEVGRKRIPNAVLIPSGFAETGEQALQDEIVAVAERHGVRLLGPNIYGYYSTWQDLCATFCTPYDVKGGVALTSQSGGIGMAILGFARTTKTGVSAIVGLGNKSDLDEDDLLTWFGEDPHTECIAMHLEDLKDGRAFVEAARATVPRKPVVVLKAGRTAAGAKAAGSHTGALAGDDAVYDDVLRQAGVIRAPGLNEMLEYARALPVLPAPRGDNVVIITGAGGSGVLLSDAVTDNGLSLMEIPPDLDRAFRAFIPPFGAAGNPVDITGGEPPSTYEATIRLGLEDPRIHALVLGYWHTIVTPPMVFAELTARVVAEFRERGVEKPVVASLAGDVEVEEACQYLFERGVVAYPYTTEKPVAVLGAKYRWARAAGLLGGGS